A region of the Oncorhynchus clarkii lewisi isolate Uvic-CL-2024 chromosome 29, UVic_Ocla_1.0, whole genome shotgun sequence genome:
gggaggctccggcagaggcgccggacaggcgggaggctccggcagaggcgccggacaggcgggaggctcggccgaggcgccggacaggcgggaggctcggccgaggcgccggacaggcgggaggctccggcagaggcgccggacaggcgggaggctccggcagcggcgccggacaggcgggaggctccggcagaggcgccggacaggcgggaggctccggcagaggcgccggacagacgggagactccggcagcgctggagaggaggaaggctctggtagcgccggagaggcgggagactccggcagcgctggagaggaggaaggctctggacggatgggccggagagacagcctggtacggggagctgccaccggagggctggggtgtggaggtggtgacggatagaccgggccgtgcaggcgcactggagctcttgagcaccgagcctgcccaaccttacccggttgaatggtcccggtcgccctgccagtgcggcgaggtggaatagcccgcactgggctatgcaggcgaaccggggacaccgtgcgcaaggctggtgccatgtaagccggcccaaggagacgcactggagaccagatgcgtagagccggcttcatggcacttggctcgatgcccactctagcccggccgatacgcggagctggaatgtaccgcaccgggctgtgcacccgcactggggacaccgtgcgctccacagcataacacggtgcctgcccggtctctctagccccccggtaaccacaggaagttggctcaggtctcctacctggcgtagccatactccctgttagccccccccaagaaatttttggggctgactcccgggcttccatccacgacgccgcgctgcctcctcataccagcgcctctccgctttcgccgcctcccgttcttccttggggcggcgatactctcctggctgagcccaaggtcctttaccgtctagttcgtcctcccatgtccatacctcctcgcgctgctcctgctgctgctttttcctttgcccattaccacaccgcttggtcctgttgtggtgggtgattctgtaagggcgttcgtctgtaggaggaagagaagcggaccaaagcgcagcgtggtggttattcatgttttaataaatcgctacacatgaacaaactaacaaaaacaagaaatgtgaaaacgcaaaacagtcctatcctgtgacaccaaaacacagtgacaggaacaatcacccaacaaaacaaacagtgaaacccaggctacctaagtatgattctcaatcagagacaactaatgacacctgcctctgattgagaaccatactaggccgaaaacatagaactgccccaaaacatagaaaaacaaacatagactgcccacccaactcacgccctgaccatactaaataaatacaaaaacaaaggaaatagaggtcagaacgtgacactatgCCAAGGTGCTTTGAAGCTGTTCTGCCTCGTAGTGGCCCCaacactgaaaactgctgttcacaaatgctctccatccaacctcactgagctcgagctgttttgcaaggaggaatgggaaaaaaattcagtctctcgatgtgcaaaactgatagagacataccccaagcgacttacagctgtaatcgcagcaaaaggtggcgctacaaagtattaacttaagggggctgaataattttgcacgcccaatttttcagtttttgatttgttaaaaaagtttgaaatatccaataaatgtcgttccacttcatgattgtgtcccacttgttgttgattcttcacaaaaaaatacagttttatatctttatgtttgaagcctgaaatgtggcaaaaggtcgcaaagttcaagggggctgaataatttcgcaaggcactgtacattagaTATTGGATACACAGCATGTCAAAGATAGCCAGCCTATTGTCATGAATAGGCCCACAGTGCACTCACCAGTTGACGGAGTATAGTTTCCGTAACCATCTGTGCGTTATTGTGAGTTTCACCCCAGAGCACAGAGGGCAGAGTGAGTGACGgcaggttttcgctcctcccttggacttgattgatgaattaaggccactgattagtaaggaactccccacaaATGGTTGTATAGGTCTTAACTgaaaggaaaaaaacaaaaaccctGCAGACTCTAGGCCAGGGCTGCCCAACCattttcctggagatctactgtcctgtaggttttcagtccaaccctaactTAGCAGttctgattcagctagttaatgtcttgttgagcagctaattagtagaatcaagtgtgttaaattagggttggactgaaaacccacaggacggtagctctccaggaagagggttggactgaaaacccacatgACGGTAGagctccaggaagagggttggactgaaaacccacaggacggtagctctccaggaagagggttgggcagctcTGCTCTAGGCCCtcagtggaatgagtttgacacccctgccccaGAGACTCTACAGCTCTTCGTGATGTTGATGGTTTTGTGTGAATTTCAGCCCTCAAACCTCGCTGACATTCTCTCCAATGTTTATTTGAAATTTGAACATTTGCAGGATGAAATCTCTTGAGAtgctgttctgaccttagttatgttgttatgtctttgttttagtatggtcagggcatgagttgggtgggttgtctatgttcctttttctatgttttgggatttctgtgtttggcctggtatggttctcaatcagaggcagctgtctatcgttgtccctgtttgagaaccatacttaggtagcctggtttcacgtttgagttgtgggtggttatttcctgtttagtgtttttgtctttcaccttacgggactgttcgtttgttatttattgttttgttcagtgttctagtACATCATTAAAagctatgaacacttaccacgctgcgcattggtcctcttTTTCTCCCAACAACAAACGCTACAGATGCACCATCTCGTTTTCAGAAGTGTccaattgaagaaaaaaaacactgctTCGTAACAATAATAATATGGCACCTActgtctaataataataacaatgataataatacataaataaaaccCTATATTAACAGCATAGAAAGTTGTGTACAACTACTAATAGgcctacaactaataaaaactactgttACAACTACTAATAGgcctacaactaataaaaactactgttacaactactaatacaacttaATATAAACTACTTCTACAACTACTAATGCAACTAATAACAACTACTAATGCAACTAataacaactactgctacaactactaatacaactaatataaactactaatacaactaatataaactacttctacaactactaatacaaacTACTTCTACAATTACTAATGCAACTAATATAAACTACTTCTACAACTACTAATGCAACTAATATAAACTACTTCTACAACTACTAATGCAACTAATATAAACCACTGCTACAACAACTAAtgcaactaataaaaactacttctACAACTACTAAtgcaactaataaaaactacttctacaactactaatacaaacTACTTCTACAATTACTAATGCAACTAATATAAACTACTTCTACAACAACTAAtgcaactaataaaaactacttctACAACTACTAAtgcaactaataaaaactactgctacaactactaatgcaactaatataaactactgcttcaactactaatacaactaatataaactactgctacaactactaatgctactaatataaactactgctacaactactaatacaaccaATAAAAaatactgctacaactactaatacaactaatacaaaCTACTGCTTCAACTACTAATACAAATAATACAACTTAGTACCATAGGCCTACAGATTTACAAATATCTTCACACGATGATGTTTCTATtagttaaatttttttttttttatcttaacATTTGAAAAAGCCATTTTTTTTATTCACTGTGTGATTTTAATGTCCTGATTTCTATAGGTAAATGACTAAAGTCAAGCCTTTGTACCTGAAAGATGTTACTCTAACCTCATGATGTACCTTTGGAATGTGTAATGGCTGCTGTTGTTGAAAGGAGTGGCGTGAGTTTCCTTAACCAATGTACTTGTCTGAATCGGCTTGTTATAAATGACATCTAAATCGCAAAGTGAGATCTTGGTTGTGTTTTGTTTTCATAGATGATGTCACCACAGTCTAGTATAGGAAGCAGCAGTTTGATTACTAAGGTCTTTGAAAATGGATACAGTAAAACAATTCTTACTACAACTTGTTGTAGTTTCACCATCGGATGAGAACGTGAAAGGGAAGCAAATGTCAGGGTTTAGGAAGGTGCGTTCTGGTCACTGTCTGCTTCTCTCAGACTAGTCCGTTTGTATTTTCTGTGTGCATTAGGCCTAGCCGCAGTGTATAACTGACTACTGCATCTTCAGCCGAATAGTTGTCATAAACAATAAAATAAAGTTCAATATAAAGTTATGAAGTTATTCATAAAAATGAACAAAAAGGCTACAAAACGTTGAAATATCTGTGCTGTGTCATCAGTAAGATATGAGCAGTCAAGTGAATAAACAAGAACATCAAAATTATCAGAAATGTACTTTTATTTTTGCAACTTTAAGTGTGTCTTCTCTTGTTAAACAATGTAAGTGTAGACAGGCACAGTACATTGATTCCTTTACAGTACGCTCTTATGCAAATATTTCACCCTTGCATTCATTTGTGCGCAAATCTTTGGTGTATTACCTTTTTCAAATACATCTGACATTTTGCCTCTTCGTTATACTACTTCTATAAAAATCACTACAAAGACATTAGACATGAGTAAGCAAGAATCGTTACAGTGCAGCACATGGATGAATGGTTCATATTCACTTCAGTACACACTTAACAGTGCATACTAAACATTTAAACTAAACCCCGTTGTATAGGATGTCAGTCTTCATGTAGGACATTTACAGCAATGTTTAATGGTGATCATTGTGTGGACCCCaagaagaatagctgctgctttcgcaaacagctaatggggataaaatacaaaataaaataaaaatagtttcAACGCTCTTGAGttgtagtattatacagtacataCTCAGAAATGGTAAGTTAAAGTGCTTTCAAGTACATGTGAGATCAATATACACCCAGTTGATAAAACCATTCCTCTAATTTCAAAATGTTTAATCTCTGGCCTACATTCAAAAAAACAGTTTGCAATCTGATAAGTTTCACCATGTCTGGGAAGATTCTTGACATGCTTGTTACGTAAATCAACTCCATTAGAACATTAGTCAATGTTCTCTGATTGGTGAGAAGAAACCTCTGGCTCCTCCACTTCTAGGAATGAACTGCCCCACTGAGGGCACAGTGGCCCCTTCTACACCAGGAGAGAAGTGACAGTCGATCAACATAAATGGGAAAACAAAACAATCAAAGAATAGCTCATCTATAAAGCCAAGGGAGTTAACTATATCTTACCTGCAGATTTGGGTGGAGCACTCAAAATGGTCTCGGCAGTAGGCCCCAGTGGGCTTGGTACCCATGAACCTCCACAGAGGGGTCATGCGGGTTCTCCGTTCCAGTAGCTTGGTGCCCTGCTGCAGACTCAGCCTTGAATCTTGGCTTCCTATTGGACTAGCACACACCTGCCATACAAAGTGTATATGTCAACAACATTTAGCATTACAGTTTCACTACTGGTTAAAGATGGTTAACAACACTATTCCAAAGAAAATGATCAAAAGTGCTTTACCTGATGCATAAGAATCAGAGCCACCAGACACACACCTTGTGTTGCTTTGCTGTGGTTTTGACCGTGCATGGTGAGATATACTCTGGAAAATTCGGTGAAAGgtgctggatggcaggcagctagGTGTCTGTTTCTAACTAGCGTAGCAAACGTTATTTTGGAGAACTCCGCTTAtataccatccctctctctcgctctcgctctctcactctatcactctctctctatctctctctctcacacacacgcacacacgttcacacacagacatatatacactcactcacacactcacacacacatacacacatgccatGTCAAATATTTGACAATGGTAAAGATAAGATCTCCACTGTGGACCAGTAACTCTCTGATTGTAAACTGTCCTAGCACTGGGAGCTATGGCCAGAATGACATCAACTCTGCTGATATCTTGGGCACCTCTAGGAAACTCCTTCTGTTGATAATGACAAGTCCATAACCTCATTAGAGCGCACATAGAAAAAAATGCATGAACGTTACATGTGTGACAGCACTCGGTACCAAAGTAAACAAAAGATTGCATTTTGGCCTCTACGTGTTACCTTTGTACAGACAAATGATTTATGTTATGCATACTTCTTCCAATACTTACCTTTTGACATTTATGCCAACACGTGTTGTGAGGGTAATGATGATGAAACCAAGTCATTCTGAATAATCATTCAATCAGTCAAATGTTTTTATTCAAAGAAACATGTCTTACAAAGAGTCAACAGTCAAGCCGGGTCCGGAGGCATGCGTGGCTTATTTTCAAATATGATTATTTTATTATACCTTTATTATacaaggaacacagactgagaccaaggtctcttttacagcagggccctgcgtatacatgtttacacatacagtttaggtacaatgattaagaaactacacaagacaaacagataacacaaaaaaatacagcaacagattacatttacactacaggttattcccctaacagtaCTAGAACTTGCATTACCCGAAACAGTTACAAGCCATACAAAAATGCAAATCctccaataaatatttaaaatgggCAAGGGGGACAAGAGTCTCAAGTTTAAGTTTAGTCTGCATGCTATTCCATGTAATTGTCAACATACAGTTATAGCACCATATTAAGGTGTGGGATGTTCACTGTATTACAAGGAACAACTAGCAGGTCAATTTCGCTCCAGCAGCATAATCTGTCCATTCACAATTCACCTGTGGGAATGAAACTGGGgggcgaaggttccccttccaacaggataacgaccctaagcacacagccaagacaatgcagcggtggcttcaggacaagcctctgaatgtccttgagtggcccagccagagcccggacttgaacccgatcgaacaaaggtgcttcagcaaagtactgagtaaagggtctgaatatttatgtgaatgtgatatttctgttttttttcttctaaaaacttgattttgctttgccattatggggcattgtgtgtagattgatggggacaaaaaactattgaatccattttagaataaggctgtaacgtaacaaaatgtggaaaaagtgaaggcgtCTGAATAatttcctgaatgcactgtaactgtTTGGGCAGGAGAAGCTGGGTCCCATGCCGCTGATTAACATTGCGCACCCCACTGTTCCTCTCTGCAACGGATCCCGGTGTATGATTGTACGAATCTAAAGTTTTGAAGTCAAAGAGCAAATTCTTCTCCTTGCAGCAGAATTGGTGGCTCTGACCTGTGTTGAGAAAACTATCAGCATCTACCCAGATCTGAGTGCCGAGCTGCTGAAACAGAGGGCGACCTACAACGAGGTGAGATCCCAGCAACGCAAGCTAACCCTGAGATGTGGCTTCATTCGCCCGGCAAAGCTCATCTTGAACTTCCAGAACACAACACAGGTTTTCCACTGCCAAGGAGGCTTCTTTGAGAAACACATCAAGCCCAACACAGGTTTTCCACTGCCAAGGAGGCTTCTTTGAGAAACACATCAAGCCCAACACAGGTTTTCCACTGCCAAGGAGGCTTCTTTGAGAAACACATCAAGCACAACACAGGTTTTCCACTGCCAAGGAGGCTTCTTTGAGAAACACATCAAGCCCAACACAGGTTTTCCACTGCCAAGGAGGCTTCTTTGAGAAACACATCAAGCCCAACACACAAGGGGAGGAGCCGACAGATCTAGGCTAACCCCAATTTGACTGGCTCAATATTCAGGTATGCTATCCATGAAAAATCACGAAGCCTATGGCTGTGATGCTGCTCTCAGCATAAGACAATGATGAAGACAACCCTTCAACGGGGTAAAAGGAACACAGTTATTACTATTATTGAACACTGGACTTTGTTATTATTATATTGCCGATGTTCCATGACATTTAGACAATGATGACACCACGAATTCATGAACAATGGACACTTATGTTGAAGTGTCATACAGACTGGGGCTGCTTCCTCGTGAGGATACAATGCATTGCATCCCTATATGGCCTAAATATGGCAATATAAATTGGAAGCTATTCCCCTACAATTTTCTATTATACTACTGTTTAGGATAGATGGGCAGTCTCATATGGGCTATCACACAATTATTAATCATGTATGGCGGTCCCCCTCTGTTATAGGACATGGCCTACAGGTCATTGTGAATTATTGTGAAGATTATAGACTGCATTTGTTGCACATACCCTCTTCTTTTTCTTGTATTTAGCAATAGAGCACCTAAAAGCTTAATACAAATGTATGGTACATTTATGTT
Encoded here:
- the LOC139388458 gene encoding liver-expressed antimicrobial peptide 2-like, with amino-acid sequence MHGQNHSKATQGVCLVALILMHQVCASPIGSQDSRLSLQQGTKLLERRTRMTPLWRFMGTKPTGAYCRDHFECSTQICRRGHCALSGAVHS